In Cryptomeria japonica chromosome 10, Sugi_1.0, whole genome shotgun sequence, a genomic segment contains:
- the LOC131040433 gene encoding paired amphipathic helix protein Sin3-like 3, translating to MKRAAEKERSEIRGSKRCRFAEGYEEMPLPTEIDAQSYLISVKEHFKDDMGKFAEFIQILDDFRSKTCDAIKVIARLKQLVKSHELLLGFNKFLPKGFEILLPSEYFLRNEQQVQLKEALGYIWKIKTRFQNEEYIRKGFFGIFNAYMKGNKRGNDMHAEVKLLFCDHQDLVDEFAYFLPALTGSALVHHHQDSAMHVFEPAGILTSVKDLQKEGMGKQPQKYFTSNNN from the exons ATGAAGAGAGCAGCGGAGAAGGAAAGATCAGAGATTCGGGGATCAAAACG TTGTAGGTTCGCCGAAGGTTATGAAGAGATGCCTTTGCCAACAGAGATAGACGCACAATCATATCTGATTTCAGTAAAAGAGCATTTCAAAGATGATATGGGAAAATTTGCAGAGTTTATTCAAATCCTCGATGATTTTAGGTCAAAGAC ATGTGATGCGATTAAGGTTATTGCCAGATTGAAACAGCTCGTTAAGAGCCATGAACTTCTTTTAGGTTTCAATAAATTTCTCCCAAAAGGCTTCGAAATCTTGTTACCTTCCGAATATTTTCTACGAAACGAACAGCAAGTTCAGCTCAAGGAAGCCTTAGGATATATTTGGAAGATTAAG ACGCGCTTCCAAAATGAAGAATATATACGCAAGGGATTCTTTGGAATATTTAATGCGTATATGAAGGGAAACAAAAGGGGCAATGATATGCATGCAGAG GTGAAATTGCTGTTTTGTGATCATCAAGATCTTGTAGATGAATTCGCATATTTTCTACCAGCCTTAACGGGTTCAGCTCTTGTTCACCATCATCAAGATTCTGCAATGCATGTATTTGAACCCGCCGGTATATTGACttctgttaaagatttacaaaaagaAGGCATGGGCAAG CAACCACAAAAATATTTCACTTCAAATAATAATTGA